One window from the genome of Sulfuricaulis sp. encodes:
- a CDS encoding methyl-accepting chemotaxis protein produces MARKNSSQDGMMDQPSEDIIDLSDGTSSTPPADEFVEVGKSGSAMMSGGIMSMFTGLPFLLGGMVIAMIAMIWLLVVNAQRSERESKYIEQSSQLLMLSQRLAKDAREAVVGQATAFKTLKDSRDKFDAIVTSLRDGNPGQGISPSPPDIAEGPLKEIIKLWSPKPNEGLRAQVDQILSLEKSLFNMHDSVMAINQMSPMLLTVSDEIVELGAKAGLKQDQLYLASRQGMLSQRIAKDVNLFSQGGNEAAVAAAQFGKDARLFKESDDKLRKAAPPAVREKLDESAAIFGEINNHVEGILGNAAELFVSQRASQTVFDQSDPMLKKSTELVDAYSKLTEQRAGIRTFIFVAGFASMLFLFLLARKLIADARDRARQSSDQNRQSQDAILKLLDEMGDLADGDLTIQPEVTEQITGAIADSINYAVREMRNLVVRIKNAAQQVAVASEHSRQTATELTEAALRQAAQITEATGKMVAMARSMEDMSMSAERSAEVAQGSVATAKRGAAAVQDTITGMDGMREQIQETAKRIKRLGESSQQIGEIVELINDIAEQTNILSLNAAIQAAMAGEAGRGFAVVADEVQRLAERSAEATKQIADLVKTIQADTNEAVASMEQATNGVVQATRLADAAGQALGEIESVSEQLSSLIVNIARDAQRQSQTATDVSGSMAKIQETTTLTSSGSRQTAEAIGKLSDLARELQASVAGFKLPA; encoded by the coding sequence ATGGCTAGAAAAAATTCTTCCCAAGATGGCATGATGGATCAGCCTTCCGAGGACATTATCGACCTCTCGGACGGCACATCTTCCACGCCACCGGCAGACGAGTTTGTCGAGGTCGGCAAGTCGGGGTCGGCCATGATGTCCGGCGGGATCATGAGCATGTTCACCGGCCTGCCCTTCCTGCTGGGCGGCATGGTGATCGCCATGATCGCCATGATCTGGTTGCTGGTGGTCAACGCCCAGCGGTCCGAGCGTGAATCCAAATACATCGAACAATCTTCGCAATTGTTGATGTTGTCGCAGCGCCTGGCCAAGGACGCCCGTGAGGCCGTCGTGGGCCAGGCGACCGCCTTCAAGACGCTCAAGGACTCGCGTGACAAGTTCGATGCCATCGTCACCTCGCTGCGTGACGGTAACCCCGGCCAGGGCATATCGCCGAGCCCGCCGGACATTGCCGAAGGCCCATTGAAGGAAATCATCAAGCTGTGGTCACCCAAGCCGAACGAGGGTTTGCGCGCGCAGGTCGATCAGATTCTGTCGCTGGAAAAATCCCTGTTCAACATGCACGACTCGGTGATGGCCATCAACCAGATGAGCCCGATGTTGCTGACGGTTTCCGATGAAATCGTGGAACTCGGCGCCAAGGCCGGACTGAAACAGGATCAGCTTTATCTCGCCAGCCGCCAGGGCATGTTATCGCAACGCATCGCCAAGGACGTCAACCTGTTCTCACAGGGTGGCAACGAAGCCGCGGTGGCGGCGGCACAGTTCGGCAAGGACGCCAGGCTCTTCAAGGAGTCCGACGATAAATTGCGCAAGGCCGCACCGCCCGCTGTGCGCGAGAAGCTCGATGAATCCGCCGCCATCTTCGGCGAGATCAACAACCACGTCGAAGGCATTCTGGGCAACGCCGCCGAGCTGTTCGTTTCCCAGCGCGCCAGCCAGACCGTGTTCGATCAATCCGACCCGATGCTGAAGAAGTCGACGGAATTGGTGGATGCCTACTCGAAACTGACCGAGCAGCGTGCCGGTATCCGTACCTTCATTTTCGTTGCCGGTTTTGCCTCGATGCTTTTCCTGTTCCTGTTGGCTCGCAAGCTGATCGCGGACGCCCGCGACCGCGCGCGCCAGAGCTCGGACCAGAACCGCCAGAGCCAGGACGCCATTCTGAAATTGCTCGATGAAATGGGCGACCTCGCCGACGGCGATCTCACGATCCAGCCCGAGGTAACCGAGCAGATTACGGGCGCGATCGCGGACTCGATCAACTACGCGGTGCGCGAAATGCGCAACCTGGTCGTGCGCATCAAGAACGCCGCGCAACAGGTGGCCGTGGCTTCCGAACATTCGAGGCAGACCGCCACCGAACTGACCGAAGCCGCGTTGCGGCAAGCGGCGCAGATCACCGAGGCCACCGGCAAGATGGTGGCCATGGCGCGCTCGATGGAAGACATGTCCATGAGTGCCGAACGTTCCGCGGAAGTAGCGCAAGGATCGGTGGCTACCGCCAAGCGCGGCGCCGCGGCGGTGCAGGATACGATCACGGGCATGGATGGCATGCGCGAGCAGATTCAGGAGACCGCCAAACGTATTAAGCGTCTCGGCGAATCGTCGCAGCAAATCGGTGAAATCGTGGAACTGATCAACGACATTGCCGAGCAGACCAACATTCTTTCATTAAACGCCGCGATTCAGGCGGCCATGGCGGGCGAGGCGGGACGCGGCTTCGCGGTGGTGGCGGACGAAGTACAACGATTGGCGGAACGCTCAGCCGAAGCGACCAAACAGATCGCCGATCTCGTGAAAACCATTCAGGCCGACACCAACGAAGCGGTGGCCTCGATGGAGCAGGCGACTAATGGCGTGGTGCAGGCAACCCGCCTGGCCGATGCCGCGGGACAGGCGCTGGGCGAGATCGAATCGGTGTCCGAACAACTTTCCAGCCTGATTGTAAATATTGCACGCGATGCCCAACGGCAATCCCAGACAGCGACCGACGTATCGGGAAGCATGGCGAAAATTCAGGAAACCACCACGCTGACCTCCTCGGGCAGCCGGCAAACGGCGGAAGCCATCGGCAAGCTCTCCGATCTGGCGCGCGAGCTGCAGGCCTCCGTGGCGGGTTTCAAGCTGCCGGCATAG
- a CDS encoding Hpt domain-containing protein — protein sequence MSTHSKVDLSTLGWVKTEIDETLKQARLALESFAENPSDKTRLRFCITHLHQVVGTLLMVELDGAAMLAKETEALADDVINDKVTPDSRALDALTRGILTLPDYLARLQAGQLDVPLKHIGLMNEIRAVRKATPISELELFSPDLSVRPPPSESPAEKLAEGEYRDLAKQLRGGFQPALLDWLRDTSNKHPLQKITEIFEQLQTRSGASILEQLFWVTGGFLEAMMEAGLDVIPERKKLFARLDQQIKKIIDGADKSTVRIASEDLTRALLWEVAQAKSQGARVTQLKRAFDLEFLLSGDTAESSAGASDLPTPEALASVSTALGKEIEAAQDVMSTYFDPESRGTTSLEPLLESFHKMSGTLDMLNVPMLKALVDELSLTCRAVIDNKITNPEAISMPMAEALLMVESSTRDISRSATDWKKQIEEAIRHLHGLHSPDEANVMPASDGLEVSDAELTESDYKQLLSVVAGEVGINLSRIEESLEAFAADVSRVESLDEAPQLLSQILGAMQILGQTRAAELVEATKGYVDHIRHGTLVADSAIMDGLAVSVGTIGAYVEGLRAERPNLDTLIDSALKEMETALASGHGRQRDPALLIDGVRLSLESWLDDRENEAALETLTQQMEELTQLAQEQGQKKITRISSEMNHLLTLMAPDPSRVSEEIVETLKQSFTAMSTLAGRRMTLRTVAHDAHEPEPRFEVEKRPPPQVVSKKKAPAPPAAPSVAPSRPAADAEFDAEIMEIFVEDAREVLENIRNKFVVWREDTENQNALTELRRGFHTLKGSGRMVGASEVAELAWDVENVLNRIREGKISPSAAIIDLMQQTQDALPRLVDVLAGGPPHGIDVEAMRENARALAQPGGVPVVPMTQAAGESQPASEASPDETGDLPKLESTLLEIFTAEALGNLDNIRQQIANCREDGGTCFVTESFFRSAHTLQGNARSLGLQVMADSCAENEKLLHALKSENMPLNDTYLDLASRFEGCVRRLVELMNSGATSSGDLRREFADIADHLRAENRHVEAVERTNDVSIEPPVPEYEIEVEAPLPEPVVNKIPAPPAARVTKPVSVVPSRTPPPVAAELSEPEQIDPELLEIFLEEAADIMASLEEALTRWRSQPGDRTQIAELKRSLHTLKGGARMAGAMAMGNLSHNTETLLTNVDVSKVSTNDEIFDLLDEAHDMLLVMLDSARDGKTVPDTNLLNAKLAALASGQPLSEVAVEAPESAPPEEVMDEPAHVHAENTQDIEAAAPVMAAGTDEDEERRDLPETEEKQWPEKMERRGQVRVDTSLLNELVNYAGEVSLSRSRMEQQIYSFRDNLGELSRNIVRFRDQIRELEIQSESQILYRLEQDAVTDGRPEDFDPLEFDRFSRLQQVSRSLAESLHDLGTIQNNLGNFVGEAESVLQQQARVNTDLQEGLMRTRMVSFSTQAARLRHIVRQTGRELGKRVELNLENAEVELDRNVLERMIGPFEHMIRNSIDHGIEPEAERRRKGKPPLGRINIASSQEGSEVIIRFSDDGAGLNIEGIRAKAIERGLMSADATLTEEELIQFILMSGFSTADTITHVSGRGVGMDVVHSEVKQLGGSMSVDTESGVGTTFIVHLPLTLSITQALMVYVGEQLFAVPLGSVVNIVEFPIEKIANISMGKNPLLSYNEQVYPYMHLGQRLNIVSQPRNGKKVPVLLARTGTREVAIQVDGLGGTREVVIKSVGPQLSELKGLSGATILGDGRVILILDVPGLWFRDDTIHFEHRPEGKVAQEVRARPVVMVVDDSLTVRKITSKHLQKRGMDVLVAKDGLDAVEQLRDHLPDVMLVDIEMPRMDGYELTTRVRSDETLRHIPIIMITSRAGAKHRQKAFELGVDMYMSKPYQEEELFNNIDTLIAKGRLT from the coding sequence ATGAGCACGCACAGCAAAGTTGACCTGAGCACGCTGGGTTGGGTCAAGACCGAGATCGACGAGACGCTGAAACAAGCGCGTCTCGCGCTCGAATCGTTCGCGGAAAATCCCTCCGACAAGACGCGCCTGCGTTTCTGCATCACCCATTTGCATCAGGTGGTGGGCACGTTGCTCATGGTCGAGCTCGACGGGGCCGCCATGCTCGCCAAGGAAACGGAAGCGCTCGCCGACGACGTCATCAACGACAAGGTCACGCCCGATTCCCGGGCCCTCGACGCCCTGACACGCGGCATCCTGACGCTGCCTGACTATCTTGCACGGTTGCAGGCGGGCCAGTTAGACGTTCCGCTCAAGCACATCGGGCTCATGAACGAAATACGCGCGGTGCGAAAGGCCACGCCTATTTCGGAGCTCGAGCTTTTCTCTCCTGATCTGTCAGTGCGTCCGCCGCCCTCGGAAAGCCCCGCGGAAAAACTGGCGGAAGGCGAATATCGCGATCTGGCCAAACAGCTCCGCGGCGGGTTCCAGCCGGCGTTGCTTGACTGGCTGCGCGACACCTCGAACAAGCATCCGCTGCAGAAAATTACGGAAATATTCGAGCAATTACAGACCCGGTCGGGCGCATCCATTCTCGAGCAGTTGTTTTGGGTTACTGGCGGATTCCTCGAGGCCATGATGGAGGCGGGACTGGACGTCATCCCCGAGCGCAAGAAATTGTTTGCGCGACTCGATCAACAAATCAAGAAAATCATTGACGGCGCGGACAAGTCGACCGTGCGTATTGCTTCCGAGGATTTAACGCGCGCACTCCTGTGGGAGGTGGCGCAGGCCAAATCCCAGGGTGCCCGGGTCACGCAGCTGAAGCGCGCCTTCGACCTTGAGTTCCTGTTGTCCGGAGATACCGCCGAGTCGTCCGCGGGGGCGTCCGATTTGCCCACACCCGAGGCGCTGGCTTCGGTGTCCACGGCGCTCGGCAAGGAGATCGAGGCGGCGCAGGATGTGATGTCCACCTACTTCGACCCGGAGAGCCGCGGCACGACTTCGCTCGAGCCGCTGCTGGAGTCGTTCCACAAAATGTCGGGTACCCTCGACATGCTGAATGTGCCAATGTTGAAGGCACTGGTGGATGAGTTATCGCTGACCTGTCGTGCCGTCATCGACAACAAGATTACGAACCCTGAAGCCATTTCCATGCCGATGGCCGAAGCGCTGCTCATGGTGGAAAGCAGCACCCGGGACATCAGCCGTTCGGCCACCGATTGGAAAAAGCAGATTGAGGAAGCCATCCGGCATCTTCATGGCCTGCATTCGCCGGATGAGGCCAATGTCATGCCGGCGTCGGACGGTCTGGAAGTATCGGATGCCGAGCTTACGGAGTCTGATTATAAACAATTGCTGAGCGTGGTAGCCGGCGAAGTCGGCATCAATTTGAGCCGTATCGAGGAGTCGCTCGAAGCCTTCGCCGCCGATGTCTCGCGCGTGGAGTCGCTGGATGAAGCGCCGCAACTGCTCTCCCAGATACTCGGGGCAATGCAGATTCTTGGCCAGACACGTGCCGCCGAGCTGGTGGAGGCCACCAAAGGTTATGTGGATCATATCCGTCACGGCACGCTCGTGGCAGACAGCGCGATCATGGACGGTCTTGCGGTGTCCGTGGGAACGATCGGTGCCTATGTCGAGGGTTTGCGCGCCGAGCGGCCAAACCTGGACACCCTGATCGATTCGGCGCTCAAGGAAATGGAAACAGCTCTGGCCAGTGGTCATGGCCGGCAACGTGACCCGGCACTGCTGATCGACGGTGTTCGTTTGAGCCTCGAATCCTGGCTCGATGACCGCGAGAACGAGGCCGCGCTCGAGACGCTCACGCAGCAGATGGAGGAGCTCACTCAGTTGGCGCAGGAGCAGGGACAGAAGAAAATAACGCGCATCAGTTCGGAAATGAACCATTTGCTGACATTGATGGCGCCGGATCCGTCGCGCGTGTCGGAAGAGATTGTTGAAACCCTGAAACAGTCATTTACCGCCATGTCGACCCTGGCCGGGCGCCGCATGACCTTGCGCACTGTCGCGCATGACGCACACGAACCGGAACCCAGGTTCGAAGTCGAAAAGCGGCCACCCCCACAGGTTGTGTCGAAGAAAAAGGCGCCTGCGCCGCCGGCCGCGCCATCGGTTGCCCCATCACGCCCCGCGGCAGACGCGGAATTCGATGCCGAGATCATGGAGATCTTTGTCGAAGACGCGCGCGAGGTGCTCGAGAACATCCGCAATAAATTTGTTGTCTGGCGCGAGGACACTGAAAACCAGAATGCCCTGACTGAACTGCGCCGCGGTTTCCACACGCTCAAGGGCAGCGGTCGCATGGTGGGTGCCAGCGAGGTGGCGGAGCTTGCCTGGGACGTGGAAAATGTGCTGAACCGAATTCGCGAGGGCAAGATCTCCCCGTCCGCGGCGATTATCGATCTCATGCAACAAACTCAGGACGCGCTCCCGCGCCTGGTTGATGTGCTGGCAGGCGGGCCACCGCACGGTATTGATGTGGAAGCCATGCGTGAGAATGCCCGCGCCCTCGCGCAACCGGGTGGGGTGCCAGTCGTGCCCATGACACAAGCGGCCGGTGAGAGCCAGCCGGCGAGTGAGGCGTCGCCGGACGAAACAGGCGATCTACCGAAGCTCGAAAGCACATTGCTGGAAATTTTCACCGCCGAGGCCCTTGGCAATCTGGACAACATACGTCAGCAGATCGCGAATTGTCGCGAGGATGGCGGCACGTGTTTTGTGACGGAATCTTTTTTCCGTTCGGCGCACACGTTGCAGGGTAACGCGCGTTCACTGGGTCTTCAGGTCATGGCGGATTCCTGCGCGGAAAATGAAAAGCTGTTGCACGCTCTCAAGAGCGAAAACATGCCGCTGAATGATACCTATCTGGATCTGGCGAGCCGGTTTGAGGGCTGTGTCAGACGGCTCGTGGAGTTGATGAACAGCGGCGCGACCTCATCCGGTGATCTGCGCCGGGAGTTTGCCGATATTGCGGACCATCTGCGCGCGGAAAACCGGCACGTCGAGGCGGTGGAACGGACCAATGATGTGTCCATCGAGCCGCCCGTACCCGAATATGAAATCGAGGTGGAAGCGCCGCTCCCGGAACCGGTAGTGAATAAAATTCCGGCTCCTCCGGCAGCTCGTGTGACCAAACCGGTATCGGTCGTGCCCTCCCGGACACCGCCGCCGGTTGCCGCGGAACTGTCCGAGCCCGAGCAGATTGACCCCGAGCTGTTGGAAATATTTTTGGAAGAAGCCGCGGATATCATGGCTTCCCTCGAAGAGGCGCTAACCCGCTGGCGCAGCCAGCCAGGCGACAGGACGCAGATAGCAGAGCTCAAGCGCTCCTTGCACACGCTCAAGGGTGGTGCGCGCATGGCCGGCGCCATGGCCATGGGCAACCTCAGTCATAATACCGAGACTTTGCTCACGAATGTCGATGTCAGCAAGGTGTCGACGAATGACGAAATATTCGACTTGCTGGATGAAGCGCACGACATGCTGCTGGTGATGCTGGATAGTGCGCGCGATGGCAAGACCGTCCCTGATACGAATCTATTGAATGCCAAGCTGGCGGCGCTGGCCTCCGGCCAGCCGCTGTCGGAAGTCGCCGTGGAGGCGCCGGAAAGCGCACCTCCCGAGGAAGTCATGGACGAACCGGCGCACGTACACGCGGAGAACACGCAGGATATTGAAGCGGCCGCACCGGTCATGGCGGCGGGCACCGATGAAGACGAGGAACGTCGCGACCTGCCGGAAACCGAGGAAAAACAGTGGCCGGAGAAAATGGAGCGCCGCGGCCAGGTACGCGTCGACACCAGTCTTTTGAACGAGCTCGTTAACTATGCGGGTGAGGTGAGTCTCTCGCGTTCGCGCATGGAACAGCAGATTTACAGCTTCCGCGACAACCTGGGCGAACTGTCACGCAACATCGTGCGTTTTCGCGACCAGATCCGCGAACTGGAAATCCAGTCCGAATCGCAGATTCTCTACCGCTTGGAGCAGGATGCTGTCACCGACGGACGACCCGAGGACTTCGATCCGCTCGAATTCGACCGTTTCAGCCGCCTGCAGCAGGTGTCGCGTTCGCTGGCGGAAAGTTTGCACGACTTGGGCACCATCCAGAACAACCTGGGCAATTTCGTCGGCGAGGCCGAGTCGGTTCTGCAGCAGCAGGCGCGCGTCAACACCGATTTGCAGGAAGGCCTGATGCGCACGCGCATGGTGAGTTTCTCCACCCAGGCCGCGCGCCTGCGCCACATCGTGCGCCAGACCGGGCGTGAGCTGGGTAAGCGCGTGGAGCTCAATCTTGAAAATGCCGAGGTCGAACTCGACCGCAACGTACTCGAACGCATGATCGGGCCGTTCGAGCACATGATCCGCAACAGCATCGATCACGGCATCGAACCCGAGGCCGAGCGCCGCCGGAAGGGCAAACCGCCTCTCGGGCGTATCAACATCGCCAGCTCGCAGGAGGGCAGCGAAGTCATTATTCGCTTCTCCGATGACGGTGCGGGACTCAACATCGAGGGAATACGCGCGAAGGCGATTGAACGCGGGCTGATGTCCGCCGATGCCACCTTGACGGAGGAGGAACTGATCCAGTTCATTCTCATGTCCGGCTTTTCCACGGCGGACACGATCACGCATGTCTCCGGGCGCGGCGTGGGCATGGACGTGGTGCACAGCGAAGTGAAACAGCTCGGCGGCAGCATGTCGGTGGACACCGAGTCGGGCGTGGGCACCACTTTCATTGTCCATCTGCCGCTGACGCTCTCCATTACCCAGGCGCTGATGGTGTACGTGGGCGAGCAGCTTTTCGCCGTGCCGCTGGGTTCGGTGGTGAATATCGTCGAATTCCCGATCGAGAAAATCGCCAATATTTCGATGGGGAAGAATCCGCTGCTGTCCTACAACGAGCAGGTTTATCCGTACATGCATCTGGGACAGCGCCTGAACATTGTCTCGCAGCCGCGCAACGGCAAGAAGGTGCCTGTGTTGCTGGCGCGCACCGGCACGCGCGAAGTCGCGATCCAGGTGGATGGACTGGGCGGCACGCGCGAAGTGGTGATCAAGTCCGTCGGCCCGCAGCTCTCCGAGCTCAAGGGACTGTCCGGCGCCACCATCCTCGGTGACGGGCGCGTGATACTCATCCTGGATGTCCCCGGACTGTGGTTCCGCGATGACACCATCCATTTCGAACACCGCCCGGAAGGCAAGGTAGCGCAGGAAGTGCGCGCACGGCCGGTGGTCATGGTGGTGGATGACTCGCTCACGGTGCGCAAGATCACGAGCAAACATCTGCAGAAACGCGGCATGGACGTGCTGGTCGCCAAGGACGGTCTCGACGCCGTCGAACAGTTGCGCGACCACCTGCCCGATGTGATGCTGGTCGATATCGAGATGCCGCGCATGGACGGTTACGAGCTGACGACGCGTGTGCGTTCCGATGAAACCCTGAGGCACATTCCAATCATCATGATCACCTCGCGCGCCGGCGCCAAGCATCGGCAGAAGGCCTTCGAGCTGGGCGTGGATATGTACATGAGCAAGCCCTATCAAGAAGAGGAATTATTCAACAATATCGACACCCTGATTGCCAAGGGCAGGTTGACGTGA
- a CDS encoding chemotaxis protein CheW: MADPNQYLRLQLGESSYLLPSASGFTIEQREHLITNKSPEGNVAAWQSVRSARLPAYCLDGMLRVTRHQDWHRAVFLDALPHAVGLVVDEVQLLPRSETTVSLFTPLGLPPTRLGHLFSGAWVTGNRIILVLDPKTFVAYLQSLGEV; the protein is encoded by the coding sequence TTGGCCGATCCAAATCAGTATCTGCGCCTGCAACTGGGAGAATCCAGCTACCTCTTGCCCAGTGCGTCGGGATTCACCATCGAGCAGCGCGAACACCTGATCACCAACAAATCCCCCGAGGGCAATGTCGCGGCCTGGCAGTCGGTGCGCTCGGCGCGGCTGCCGGCCTATTGTCTGGACGGTATGCTGCGCGTCACGCGACATCAGGACTGGCACCGCGCGGTGTTCCTGGATGCGTTGCCGCACGCGGTGGGGCTGGTGGTGGACGAGGTCCAGTTGTTGCCGCGTTCGGAGACCACGGTTTCACTCTTTACGCCGCTCGGACTTCCACCCACGCGCCTGGGCCATTTGTTTTCCGGCGCCTGGGTGACGGGCAACCGCATTATTCTCGTCCTCGATCCCAAGACCTTCGTTGCCTATCTGCAAAGCCTGGGAGAGGTGTGA
- a CDS encoding chemotaxis protein CheW: MKKPRSGPRLHSLEIPLDGMTLLVASAAVAEVINLQNLAPVPFSQPWLNGAIGWRTLAVPVISFETLMGAPSVTRPATGKIVICYPLSGRKDWEFFAMFATAEPRPQVLDGSQLVAEASELPDSPYIAAGLKVEERLMFIPDFEQLKKAFYP; this comes from the coding sequence ATGAAAAAACCGCGCAGCGGCCCGCGCCTGCATTCGCTGGAAATCCCGCTGGACGGGATGACCTTGCTTGTGGCAAGCGCGGCGGTGGCGGAGGTCATCAATCTGCAGAACTTGGCTCCGGTCCCCTTCAGTCAGCCGTGGCTGAATGGTGCGATTGGCTGGCGCACGCTCGCGGTCCCGGTGATTTCCTTCGAAACGCTCATGGGAGCTCCATCCGTCACGCGTCCCGCGACTGGCAAGATAGTCATCTGTTATCCGCTCAGCGGACGCAAGGACTGGGAATTTTTCGCCATGTTTGCCACGGCTGAACCGCGGCCGCAAGTGCTGGACGGCAGTCAGCTGGTGGCAGAGGCTTCCGAGCTGCCCGATTCGCCTTACATCGCGGCCGGCCTCAAGGTGGAAGAACGTCTGATGTTTATCCCCGACTTTGAGCAACTGAAGAAAGCGTTTTATCCGTGA
- a CDS encoding transposase, giving the protein MKKRQSFTKEFKLEAVRLLERSDKPAADLARELGIKRNQLYKWQIQLSARGKEDVFPGHGRRAGSEAEVARLRRAVACLQEENEILKKAARYFARESS; this is encoded by the coding sequence ATGAAGAAGCGCCAGTCATTCACCAAGGAGTTCAAGCTGGAGGCGGTGCGGCTGCTGGAACGCAGCGACAAGCCCGCCGCCGATCTCGCCCGTGAGCTCGGGATCAAGCGCAACCAGCTCTACAAGTGGCAGATCCAGCTGAGTGCCCGAGGGAAAGAAGACGTATTCCCCGGTCATGGCCGTCGTGCCGGCAGCGAAGCCGAGGTGGCCCGCTTGCGCCGCGCAGTAGCCTGTCTCCAGGAGGAGAACGAGATTTTAAAAAAAGCCGCGCGGTACTTCGCGAGGGAATCGTCGTGA
- a CDS encoding IS3 family transposase has translation MAEHQSVHHVSLMCRALAVSRSGYYGWKSRPECSRTRENRDLLTRLRAVHVRSREAYGVIKTMRALDEEADIHCGHNRVARLRRLHGIVAKRVRRFRLSYAARNSEPAAPNLLERQFGVAAPNRVWVGDITFVPTREGWLHLAVLLDLYSRKVVGWAMSERQNRQLTTDALTMAIERRHPAPGLIHHTDQGTLYATPTYREILKAHHMLPSMSRKGNCYDNACAESFFGGLKNELIWDRDFRTRAEARSAIFEWIEVFYNRERLHETLDYVSPVRYEERNAVA, from the coding sequence ATGGCGGAACACCAATCGGTCCATCACGTCAGCCTGATGTGCCGGGCACTGGCCGTCTCGCGCAGCGGCTACTACGGCTGGAAGTCCCGACCCGAGTGCTCGCGCACCCGGGAGAACCGTGATCTCCTCACGCGCCTGCGCGCCGTCCATGTTCGGTCGCGCGAAGCCTATGGCGTCATCAAAACGATGCGGGCGCTGGACGAAGAAGCAGACATTCATTGCGGACATAACCGGGTGGCGCGGCTACGGAGGCTTCACGGGATCGTAGCGAAACGGGTACGTCGCTTCCGTCTGTCTTACGCCGCGCGGAACAGCGAACCGGCGGCACCGAACCTGCTCGAACGGCAGTTCGGCGTCGCGGCGCCGAACCGGGTCTGGGTCGGCGACATTACCTTCGTCCCGACCCGCGAGGGCTGGCTTCACCTCGCGGTGCTTCTGGATCTGTACTCACGGAAAGTGGTGGGTTGGGCCATGAGCGAGCGGCAGAACCGGCAACTGACGACCGATGCGTTGACCATGGCCATCGAGCGCCGGCATCCCGCCCCGGGGCTCATCCACCACACGGATCAAGGCACGCTCTACGCGACCCCCACCTACCGCGAGATTCTCAAGGCCCATCACATGCTCCCGAGCATGAGCCGCAAAGGCAACTGCTACGACAATGCGTGTGCCGAAAGCTTCTTCGGTGGACTCAAGAATGAATTGATCTGGGATCGGGACTTCCGAACACGGGCTGAGGCCAGGAGCGCCATCTTCGAATGGATCGAGGTGTTCTACAACCGGGAGCGGCTGCACGAGACACTCGACTACGTCAGTCCGGTGCGGTATGAAGAACGTAACGCTGTTGCTTAA
- a CDS encoding ankyrin repeat domain-containing protein, protein MKTVHKLIVVIFTFLTLAVSAYAADDSPLFEAVKRGDKAAVEALLAKGADVNTKDTSSTGRGETPLHHAAFYGYAHICELLLAKGADLSAKDINGKTPTMWAAYKKNYDIMSYLEKQESLLMEREQRLKQASAHATGESLLYEAVKRGDKAEVEALLAKGADVNAKTNREWTPLHQALYFDRTEIAKLLLARMLEQARRNPRAAFVVLNEQLKDHPADKGNRRLIIKLASELKPAPAIPEEARKHFIEGTAIVKAAKNPAQQALAAQSFTEAVIIAPWWGDAYYNLGVAQELAEKYNEAEQAFNFYLLSNPGATEKREVQDRIYALSAKRKLLGAK, encoded by the coding sequence ATGAAAACTGTTCACAAGCTAATCGTTGTCATCTTCACATTTCTGACTTTGGCTGTAAGCGCCTACGCAGCCGATGACAGCCCGCTATTTGAGGCAGTAAAAAGGGGAGACAAAGCAGCAGTTGAAGCGCTGCTCGCCAAAGGCGCGGATGTCAATACCAAGGACACGAGTAGTACGGGTAGAGGGGAAACCCCATTGCATCACGCAGCATTTTATGGGTACGCGCACATCTGCGAGTTGTTACTGGCCAAAGGAGCGGATCTCAGCGCCAAGGATATTAATGGGAAGACCCCCACGATGTGGGCGGCATATAAGAAAAATTACGACATTATGTCGTACCTGGAAAAGCAAGAAAGTTTACTAATGGAACGGGAGCAGCGACTCAAGCAAGCCAGTGCCCATGCGACAGGTGAAAGTCTCCTGTACGAGGCGGTAAAAAGGGGAGACAAAGCAGAAGTTGAAGCGTTGCTCGCCAAGGGCGCGGACGTCAATGCTAAAACCAACAGAGAGTGGACCCCGCTGCATCAGGCGTTGTATTTTGACCGCACAGAGATTGCCAAACTCTTGCTGGCGCGCATGCTAGAACAAGCCAGACGCAACCCCCGCGCAGCATTTGTGGTGCTGAATGAACAGCTTAAGGATCACCCTGCTGACAAGGGTAACCGCCGTCTCATCATCAAACTCGCCAGCGAACTAAAACCCGCCCCGGCGATTCCCGAAGAGGCACGCAAACACTTCATCGAAGGCACGGCTATTGTGAAAGCGGCGAAGAATCCCGCGCAGCAGGCCCTTGCCGCACAGAGCTTTACCGAAGCTGTGATAATTGCGCCGTGGTGGGGCGATGCCTACTACAACCTCGGCGTCGCGCAAGAGTTGGCAGAAAAATACAACGAGGCCGAGCAGGCCTTCAACTTCTACCTGTTAAGCAATCCGGGCGCAACGGAAAAGCGCGAAGTGCAGGACCGTATCTACGCACTCTCCGCCAAGCGCAAGCTCCTGGGCGCTAAGTAA